Proteins encoded in a region of the Triticum dicoccoides isolate Atlit2015 ecotype Zavitan chromosome 3A, WEW_v2.0, whole genome shotgun sequence genome:
- the LOC119267045 gene encoding cytochrome P450 704C1-like: MDSPLLLAALSSVLLLLLALYLLGGQRRRRNYPPVAGTMLQQLLNWGRLPEYMTELSRRYGTFRMLTLTYGGNWVYTVDPANVEHILRTNFANYGKGPMTHGVLEDLLGDGIFNVDGAKWRHQRKVASFEFTTRALREYSSGVFRDVAAELAGIVAAAAAAGERVDMENLFMRSTLDSIFTVGFGVNLGALSGSNKKGAAFARAFDDASEQVLYRFLDPLWKAKRLLGVLSEAAMKRWVGTINDFVYAVIDKKMEQMGRDGHEFAKKGDILSRFLLEREKDPGCFGNKYLRDIILNFVIAGRDTTAGTLSWFLHVLCRDQRIQDKIAREVREATSTGDRQDAGGVEEFTARLTEDAIGSMHYLHAALTETLRLYPAVPVDVKCCFSDDTLPDGHAVRRGDMVNYQPFAMGRMKFLWGDDAEEFRPERWLDGDGVFVPESPYKFTAFQAGPRICLGKEFAYRQMKIFAATLLYLFRFEMWDRGSTVGYRPMLTLKMDGPLYVRASPRRSIGN; encoded by the exons ATGGACTCACCGCTGCTGCTGGCCGCGCTCTCGtcggtgctcctcctcctcctagccCTGTACCTGCTCGGCGGCCAGAGGCGGCGTCGGAACTACCCGCCAGTGGCCGGCACCATGCTCCAGCAGCTGCTCAACTGGGGCCGGCTGCCGGAGTACATGACGGAGCTCTCCCGCAGGTATGGCACCTTCCGCATGCTCACCCTGACCTACGGCGGCAACTGGGTGTACACCGTCGACCCGGCCAACGTGGAGCACATCCTCCGGACCAACTTCGCCAACTACGGCAAGGGGCCGATGACCCACGGCGTGCTGGAGGACCTCCTCGGCGACGGGATCTTCAACGTggacggcgccaagtggcggcACCAGCGGAAGGTCGCCAGTTTTGAGTTCACCACGCGAGCGCTCCGCGAGTACAGCAGCGGCGTGTTCCGCGACGTGGCCGCCGAGCTCGCGggcatcgtcgccgccgccgcggccgccggggAGAGGGTGGACATGGAGAATCTGTTCATGCGGTCGACGCTGGACTCGATTTTCACGGTTGGGTTCGGGGTCAACCTCGGCGCGCTCTCCGGATCCAACAAGAAGGGCGCGGCGTTCGCCAGGGCGTTCGACGACGCCAGCGAGCAGGTGCTGTACCGGTTCTTGGACCCGCTCTGGAAGGCCAAGAGGCTCCTCGGCGTCTTGTCGGAGGCGGCCATGAAGCGGTGGGTGGGCACCATCAACGACTTCGTGTACGCCGTCATCGACAAGAAGATGGAGCAGATGGGCAGAGATGGGCACGAATTC GCCAAGAAAGGGGACATACTGTCGAGGTTCCTGCTGGAGAGGGAGAAAGACCCCGGCTGCTTCGGCAACAAGTACCTGCGGGACATCATCCTCAACTTCGTGATCGCCGGCCGCGACACGACGGCGGGGACGCTCTCGTGGTTCCTCCACGTGCTCTGCAGAGACCAGCGCATCCAGGACAAGATCGCGCGggaggtgcgggaggccaccagtaCCGGCGACCGCCAGGACGCGGGCGGCGTGGAAGAGTTCACGGCGCGCCTGACCGAAGACGCCATCGGCAGCATGCACTACCTCCACGCCGCGCTCACGGAGACCCTCCGGCTGTACCCGGCGGTGCCCGTC GACGTCAAGTGCTGCTTCTCGGATGACACGCTGCCGGACGGGCACGCCGTGAGGAGAGGGGACATGGTCAACTACCAGCCCTTCGCCATGGGCCGGATGAAGTTCCTATGGGGCGACGACGCCGAGGAGTTCAGGCCGGAGAGGTGGCTCGACGGTGACGGCGTGTTCGTCCCGGAGAGCCCCTACAAGTTCACCGCTTTCCAG GCGGGGCCTCGGATCTGCTTGGGAAAGGAGTTCGCCTACAGGCAGATGAAGATATTTGCAGCCACTCTTCTCTACCTCTTCAGGTTTGAGATGTGGGACCGCGGCTCGACGGTGGGCTACCGTCCGATGCTCACGCTCAAAATGGACGGCCCGCTCTATGTTCGTGCGTCGCCCCGTCGATCTATTGGGAACTAG
- the LOC119267046 gene encoding uncharacterized protein At4g14100-like: MAWPLLQLLLIAAATAAGASSAMTPDGPAPWPEQFHAVLFTNLTNVSIASSGPPLRLHDLYYDWPRRRNLNLIRHQLSGDPLYDVEWNNGTTFYFDSATCRTEQFPVGVLRPGWLADGSAVYLGRETTGGFDCHVWGKAGFIVYYEDALTRRPVRWNFIDVTGIEQFVMSFEVGVVLEDDSQWQAPAHCFLDEAANKTNEDGDHVAVSNGVMDAARLFRKFAGAAAAY; the protein is encoded by the exons ATGGCATGGCCACTGCTCCAGCTCCtgctcatcgccgccgccaccgcggcggGGGCGTCCTCAGCGATGACGCCCGACGGGCCGGCGCCGTGGCCGGAGCAGTTCCACGCGGTGCTGTTCACAAACCTGACCAACGTCTCGATTGCTTCATCGGGCCCGCCGCTCCGCCTGCACGACCTGTACTACGACTGGCCGCGGCGGCGCAACCTGAACCTGATCCGGCACCAACTCTCAGGCGACCCGCTGTACGATGTGGAGTGGAACAACGGCACCACCTTCTACTTCGACTCGGCCACGTGCCGCACGGAGCAGTTCCCCGTCGGCGTGCTCCGCCCCGGGTGGCTCGCCGACGGCAGTGCTGTCTACCTCGGCCGCGAGACCACAGGCGGGTTCGACTGCCACGTCTGGGGCAAGGCCGGCTTCATCGTCTACTACGAGGACGCGCtcacgcgccgccccgtccgctggAACTTCATTGATG TGACGGGGATAGAGCAGTTTGTGATGAGCTTCGAGGTGGGCGTGGTGCTGGAAGACGATTCCCAGTGGCAGGCGCCGGCGCACTGCTTCCTCGATGAAGCAGCCAACAAGACCAACGAGGATGGCGATCATGTCGCCGTTTCGAATGGCGTCATGGACGCGGCCAGGCTATTCAGGAAGTTTGCTGGAGCTGCTGCCGCCTACTGA
- the LOC119271908 gene encoding putative pentatricopeptide repeat-containing protein At2g01510 yields the protein MRLPFRPTVAVANADAVLPRAGPVAGFGAATPPDARMVKTGFDPAAYRLNLHLQSLISSGRLAQARALFDQMPHTKNAFSLNRMLSGYSRSGQLAAAHQLFLSSPPRLREAVTWTIMMAAFAAAPGRAAYALALFRDMLREGVAPDRVTVSTVLNVPASGAVTASLHPFAVKLGLLHSSVVVCNTLLDAYCKHGLLAAGMRVFQEMPHRDSVTYNAMMMGCSKEGLHREALGLFTDMRRQGLDASQFTFSSMLTVATGMGDLQLGRQVHGLVARATSAHNVFVKNSLLDFYSKCDCLAEMEKLFDEMPERDNVSYNVMISGYAWNRCASRALRLFREMQILCFDRQALPYASLLSVTGSLPHIGIGKQIHAQLVLLGLSSEDLVGNALIDMYSKCGMLDAAKTNFLNKNDKTGVSWTAMITGYVQNGQLEEALRLFCDMRRAGLSPDRATFSSIIKASSSLAMIGLGRQLHSYTIRSGHISSVFSGSALLDMYAKCGCLDEALQTFDEMPERNSISWNAVISAYAHYGQAKNAIKMFEGMLHYGFKPDSVTFLSVLSACSHNGLAEECMKYFELMEHEYGISPWKGHYACVIDTLGRVGRFDKVQKMLSMMPFEDDPIIWSSILHSCRIHGNQDLARVAAEKLFSMGSTDATPYVILSNIYAKAGKWEDAAHVKKIMRNRRLRKESGYSWVEIKQKIYSFSSNDQTNPMISEMKEELERLYKEMDKQGYKPDTSCALHQVDDDLKLESLKYHSERLAIAFALINTPPGTPIRVMKNLSACLDCHAAIKMMSKIVNRDIIVRDSSRFHHFKDGVCSCGDYW from the coding sequence ATGCGCCTCCCGTTCAGACCCACCGTGGCCGTAGCCAATGCCGACGCCGTCCTCCCCCGCGCCGGCCCCGTCGCCGGCTTCGGCGCCGCCACGCCGCCGGACGCCCGCATGGTCAAGACGGGCTTCGACCCGGCCGCCTACCGCCTCAACCTCCACCTCCAGTCCCTCATCTCCTCCGGCCGCCTCGCGCAGGCCCGCGCCCTGTTCGACCAAATGCCCCACACCAAGAACGCCTTCTCCCTCAACCGCATGCTCTCCGGCTACTCCAGGTCGGGCCAGCTCGCCGCGGCGCACCAGCTCTTCCTCTCCTCCCCGCCCCGCCTCCGCGAGGCCGTCACCTGGACCATCATGATGGCCGCCTTTGCCGCCGCCCCCGGCCGCGCCGCCTACGCCCTGGCCCTCTTCCGCGACATGCTCAGGGAGGGCGTCGCCCCGGACCGCGTCACCGTGTCCACCGTGCTCAACGTGCCTGCCTCTGGCGCCGTGACTGCGTCGCTCCACCCTTTCGCCGTCAAGCTCGGCCTCCTCCACTCCAGCGTCGTCGTCTGCAACACGCTGCTCGACGCCTACTGCAAGCACGGCCTCCTCGCTGCTGGTATGAGAGTGTTCCAGGAGATGCCGCACAGGGACTCCGTCACCTACAATGCCATGATGATGGGGTGCTCCAAGGAGGGGCTGCACAGGGAAGCGCTGGGCCTATTTACTGATATGCGTCGCCAGGGTCTTGACGCCAGCCAGTTCACCTTCTCCAGCATGCTCACTGTCGCCACGGGCATGGGTGATCTCCAACTTGGGCGCCAGGTCCACGGCCTTGTGGCCAGAGCCACCTCGGCGCACAACGTGTTTGTCAAGAACTCGTTGCTGGATTTCTACTCCAAATGTGACTGCCTTGCTGAGATGGAGAAGCTGTTCGACGAGATGCCGGAGCGCGACAATGTCTCATATAATGTCATGATCTCAGGCTATGCTTGGAACCGGTGCGCTAGCAGAGCGCTGCGGCTGTTCAGAGAGATGCAGATACTCTGTTTCGACAGGCAGGCCTTACCTTATGCTAGTTTGCTGAGTGTTACTGGCTCACTGCCTCACATTGGGATTGGGAAGCAAATACATGCTCAGCTGGTCCTTCTTGGCCTTTCTTCGGAGGATCTTGTGGGCAACGCCCTGATTGACATGTACTCAAAATGTGGGATGCTGGATGCTGCAAAgaccaattttctcaacaagaatgACAAGACAGGCGTTTCATGGACAGCAATGATAACCGGGTATGTCCAGAATGGGCAGCTGGAGGAAGCGCTGCGGTTATTCTGTGACATGAGAAGAGCTGGTCTGAGCCCGGACAGGGCGACATTTTCAAGCATCATTAAGGCTTCCTCAAGCCTGGCAATGATCGGGTTAGGGAGGCAGTTGCATTCTTACACCATCAGATCAGGCCACATCTCCAGTGTGTTCTCAGGAAGTGCCCTTCTTGACATGTACGCAAAGTGTGGCTGTTTGGATGAGGCACTCCAAACATTTGATGAGATGCCCGAGAGGAATTCTATCTCGTGGAATGCTGTTATTTCAGCCTACGCGCACTACGGGCAGGCAAAGAATGCCATCAAGATGTTTGAAGGTATGCTTCATTATGGGTTCAAACCAGATTCAGTCACCTTCTTGAGTGTACTGTCAGCCTGCAGTCACAACGGTCTTGCAGAAGAATGTATGAAATACTTTGAATTGATGGAACATGAATATGGCATATCCCCCTGGAAGGGACACTATGCTTGTGTTATCGATACATTAGGTCGGGTGGGACGTTTTGATAAAGTTCAGAAAATGTTGAGCATGATGCCGTTTGAAGATGACCCAATCATTTGGAGCTCCATTCTTCACTCATGCAGGATCCATGGAAACCAGGATTTAGCTAGAGTGGCAGCTGAAAAGTTGTTCAGTATGGGATCCACCGATGCGACACCTTACGTTATACTATCCAACATATATGCAAAGGCGGGTAAATGGGAAGACGCTGCCCATGTTAAAAAGATCATGAGAAATAGAAGACTTAGGAAAGAGTCAGGTTACAGTTGGGTTGAAATCAAACAGAAAATCTACAGCTTTTCTTCAAATGACCAAACCAACCCGATGATATCCGAGATGAAAGAAGAGCTAGAGAGGCTGTACAAAGAGATGGATAAACAAGGATATAAGCCCGACACTAGCTGTGCCTTGCATCAAGTGGACGATGACTTGAAGTTGGAGTCATTGAAATACCACAGCGAGAGATTGGCCATTGCATTTGCTCTGATTAACACCCCACCAGGGACGCCAATTAGAGTTATGAAGAATCTATCTGCTTGCCTAGATTGCCATGCTGCAATCAAGATGATGTCAAAGATTGTGAACAGAGACATAATTGTAAGAGATTCAAGCAGGTTTCACCATTTCAAGGATGGAGTTTGTTCTTGTGGAGACTATTGGTAG
- the LOC119271909 gene encoding uncharacterized protein LOC119271909 produces the protein MAAPMPAPAYDLRCSLLEEGRLPQPQPQAWTVAPRLVPKPKKTNPPWVRAFRAFANTACVLFIVFIFAVMVPRSRDKDHLVGNCVISVLLSLGIPAMVYTLTMDLDDGQPPGARNA, from the exons ATGGCGGCGCCGATGCCGGCGCCGGCGTACGATCTGCGCTGCAGCTTGCTAGAGGAAGGACGGCtgccgcagccgcagccgcaggCTTGGACCGTGGCGCCACGCCTGGtgccaaaacccaagaaaaccaaccCTCCATGGGTCCGTGCATTCAGG GCATTCGCCAACACGGCGtgtgtcctatttatagtcttcatCTTCGCGGTCATGGTTCCACGGAGCAGGGACAAGGACCACCTGGTCGGCAACTGTGTTATCTCCGTGCTCCTCTCGCTTGGCATACCTGCCATGGTGTATACCCTCACAATGGACCTTGATGATGGTCAACCTCCAGGTGCACGCAATGCGTGA
- the LOC119267047 gene encoding histone-lysine N-methyltransferase EHMT2-like codes for MPPRRDGAATPTTSPPPSPGGTTSASKGAGAGAAPPPSSPHPASKRPSAPGGIGTGDEAAATPPSSPRRGGSPPVASPSPAPVSCPASPRVHCGGRGSPPTASPPPASASCNTSPRVRVSLVELVATGHCKPAAGAHEEGGEVEKAMEDPVETPALSDSEKQLSSAPGGTGAVAAAAAAPPSTLDERETLLRRTHYTVPQDHATPSKWVGDVDADWTDRMAAVQRMEDGLRSETSRLKAKEKKGEEKGKGKGKEKEDGNEDNEREQWEGEHNHAFLGSGFFPWNAEPARDDASSALKQQPKLMPTPLDTPNPIIPEITAMTTRTSTLKGKVYHFESCLMLLRSESPKTYGICSFPSLGQITSESKDPEMVKIGLRVFTRSSENLDERRLYSTIHEILKAVVAKYNASQLLTQQERVRWEIRKILTDQAQNFGIAIDGVSIVSLSFEKVFTQDIQEKEVTTQEDEQGNRTTQEAGQDNRSAMIRSQDDDHIWNKRQIGYIFDLGTALGIVFLIRPWLPSGYDRWILAAFAAVWGMGSVGLPIGMFGTSRFEKNCSRHVGRFISLSFSLLVLYAIYILTLNVAGTPPTSSVSSFGITDSDGDGDGDGDADWWTTASFIVIAALVAFGHLCSWIRGCCTGGDRDMLP; via the exons atgcctcCGCGGCGGGACGGCGCGGCGACGCCGACCACCTCGCCACCGCCGAGCCCCGGCGGCACGACCTCCGCTTCcaagggcgcgggcgcgggcgcggctCCCCCACCCTCGTCTCCGCACCCCGCCTCCAAGCGCCCGTCCGCTCCGGGTGGCATCGGCACCGGCGATGAGGCCGCTGCTACCCCGCCCTCGTCTCCACGCCGCGGCGGAAGCCCCCCCGTCGCCTCGCCATCCCCAGCACCGGTCTCCTGCCCCGCGTCTCCACGGGTTCACTGCGGCGGCCGCGGAAGCCCCCCCACGGCCTCGCCACCCCCAGCATCAGCTTCCTGCAACACCTCTCCCAGGGTTCGCGTCTCCCTTGTAGAGCTGGTGGCGACCGGCCACTGCAAGCCTGCGGCGGGCGCGCATGAGGAGGGAGGGGAAGTGGAGAAGGCGATGGAAGACCCCGTCGAGACGCCCGCGCTCTCTGACTCGGAGAAGCAGCTCTCATCCGCTCCGGGTGGTACCGgtgctgtcgccgccgccgccgctgctccgccCTCAACTCTTGATGAGCGGGAGACACTCTTGAGGCGGACGCATTACACTGTCCCGCAAGATCATGCAACACCGAGCAAATGGGTGGGTGATGTAGATGCAGACTGGACAGACAGAATGGCGGCGGTGCAGAGGATGGAAGATGGCTTGAGGTCCGAGACGTCCAGACTTAAAGCTAAAGAGAAGAAgggggaggagaaggggaaggggaaggggaaggagaaggaggatgggAATGAGGATAATGAGCGGGAGCAGTGGGAAGGAGAACATAATCATGCCTTTCTTGGGTCTGGATTCTTTCCTTGGAATGCAGAGCCAGCCAGGGATGATGCATCGTCAGCGCTGAAGCAACAGCCAAAATTAATGCCCACTCCATTGGACACACCCAATCCTATAATACCTGAGATTACAGCAATGACTACGAGGACTTCCACGCTCAAGGGCAAG GTATATCATTTTGAGTCTTGCTTGATGCTTCTAAGGTCTGAAAGTCCAAAGACTTATGGCATATGTTCTTTTCCCAGCCTTGGTCAGATCACTTCTGAAAGCAAAGATCCTGAGATG GTGAAAATTGGCCTCCGCGTTTTTACAAGATCGAGCGAGAACTTGGATGAGAGGAGGTTATATTCAACCATTCATGAAATACTGAAAGCTGTAGTTGCTAAATACAATGCCAGTCAGCTTCTAACACAGCAAGAG CGCGTGAGATGGGAGATTAGAAAGATACTGACAGATCAGGCACAGAACTTTGGAATTGCCATTGATGGTGTCTCCATTGTAAGCCTGAGCTTTGAAAAGGTGTTTACTCAGGACATTCAAGAGAAAGAGGTGACTACACAAGAAGATGAGCAAGGTAACAGGACTACACAAGAAGCTGGGCAAGATAACAGGAGTGCAATGATCAGGTCACAG GACGACGACCATATCTGGAACAAGAGGCAGATTGGTTATATTTTTGATCTAGGTACTGCGCTGGGCATTGTATTTTTGATTCGACcctggttgcctagtggctatgatCGTTGGATATTGGCTGCGTTTGCTGCCGTTTGGGGGATGGGCAGCGTGGGCTTGCCCATCGGAATGTTTGGTACCTCCAGGTTTGAAAAAAATTGCAGTCGGCATGTAGGGCGATTCATCTCTCTTTCCTTCTCACTGCTGGTCCTCTATGCCATCTACATCCTCACACTAAATGTCGCCGGCACTCCACCAACCTCATCTGTGTCGTCATTTGGAATCACCgacagtgatggtgatggtgatggtgatggtgatgctgACTGGTGGACAACTGCTAGCTTCATTGTGATTGCGGCTCTAGTGGCATTTGGACACCTATGTTCCTGGATAAGA GGGTGTTGTACAGGTGGTGACAGGGACATGTTGCCTTAG